TGCTCGTCGGTCAGCGGCACCAGCCAGTCATCGCTGCGCGCCAGGTCGGAACCCATCCAGGCGCCACGGCTTTTGATCGGTGTTCGGATGATCGTCTCGGTCAGGGTCGGTTCAGTCGAAGCCGTCATTTCGTTTCTCCTTCGGTTTCCCAGTCCGACGAATCCGCGTCGGGCATGAGGTCGGGGAAGTATTCGCGCGGGACGACGGCTCGGCCCGCAAGGAACTGGACGAGGCGATCGGGGTGTTCGAGAAGCGTCGTCGCAGCCGAGCCGATCAAGCGAGCCGCCGCGGTGTCGCGCCAGAACCAGTCGCGCAAAGCCTTTGCCGAGCCCCGGCGGGGCTGACCCTGCGCCGCTTGCATGTACCACGTGCGCAGGTCGTCGCAGCCGAGTCGGAGCCATTCCTGGAGCGGGTCGTCACTCTCGACCTCGGGAGACGTTTCGCCCTGCGCAAGGCACCCGAGCAGTTTCACGAGTTGTTCCCGCGTCAATCGACTCGCTGGTGGCGCCGCCGATCCGCGCCGCTCGACATAAATCTCGTGCCAGGGAGCGAGCCGCGCCATCTCGTCAAGCGTTGCGGTCACGAGTTCGGGCCGATCTTCCTGGGACGGACGGAACGAAACCGGGCAGACCCAGGTCGCTCCCTCATCGCCACCATCCGCAATCTCGGGCGCATCGTCGGGGAAATCCGCGAGCACAACGGGGCCATCGTCTCGTTCGAGCAACTCGAGTGCCGTGCGCAGGACACGGCGCTGGAAGTCCGGCTCGTCAGGCGCTCCGAAAGGTCGGCCGAGTTCGAAGGGAACCCAGAGAAAGCGCGGCAGCTGCATCTGCTGTGTGTGCTCGCGCACGAGACTGATGCCGGTCGTCGGCACGCCTTCAGACTCCAGGTAGTGGCTGGCCGCACCGACCGCGCGGGTACAGTTCGGTCAGACGGGAACGAGGCAGACGGCATCGACCTCATCCTCTCGCAGCAGACGGGCGAGTTCCCGCATCGTGGGCTCGATCTGCTTGGGGAGCCAGCCGGCGCCCATCAACGAGTAATGATAGTCGGCGACCGAACCGATCACGCCCTCGCTCTCGAGTTCGCGCAGCCGATCGATCGGAAAGACGAGATTCACGTCTTCACGGAACCCGACACGATCGAAGTGCACCGAGGAGTGAGTCATCGTGAGGTCGTCGGCTCGGATGCTCCCCGGTATGACGCGGTAGCTGAGGTCGACCATCGAGAAGGCCTGGTCCTCGACACGGTGAAGCCCGGCCGAAGTCACGATCGCGACCCGGCGTTTCGAGAGCGGCGTTCCTTCGACCCACGGCCGCGAATCGAACGGGGCACAGCCCTTGGCGAGCAGGTGCACCCGCTCGACTTCGGGAATATCGGCTAGCCGGACCATGCAAAGCTCGTTTTCATGCTGGTCGATCATATCCCCAAGGTCGCCCGAACAGAATTCGCGAGAATCCCCATCTCATACGAATTCGTGCCATTCTTGGGTCGTGGCCACCTCCTCACATCCCCAACGAGTTCGCGTTCCGCCCGGAAGTCGGGACTGGTTCCTACCGCTCGCAGACGCTCGCGCGCGGACCCTGCGAAACGCCGACATCGGAATCGTCGGGATCAGCGAGGTCGTGCGCGGCTTCGACTGGGCCGGTCCGGGCACGACCCACCTGGTGCTCGGAACGATCAAAGGCAACGGCTTCGTCGAGGTCGACAATCAGCGTTTTCTGGCACAAGAGAGCGATCTCATCGTGTGCCCCGCCGGAATGCCGCGACGCTTCGCAACACGATCGGCCGGCTGGAAATTCCTGGCGATCCGGCTCGTCGACGGGGATCGCTGGCGGCACCTCGTCGAGCGCGGTGTGCGCCCCCTTCCCAGCCACTGGCTGCGCCGTCTGGTCGCGCCCGTGGAAGGGATGCTGGCCGAGCACCCGCTCGGAAACGCAATGCCCGCGCATACGCAGAGATCTCAAAGAGGGAGCGATGAGAGCCCCGGGCAGTACCTCTTCTCGCGCTACGCGGATCGCGTGGCTCCTTCCGATGCGGACAGCGATCAGAGCTCAGCGCGCGCCGATGCGTTCGAACTCC
The window above is part of the bacterium genome. Proteins encoded here:
- a CDS encoding selenoprotein B glycine/betaine/sarcosine/D-proline reductase → MVRLADIPEVERVHLLAKGCAPFDSRPWVEGTPLSKRRVAIVTSAGLHRVEDQAFSMVDLSYRVIPGSIRADDLTMTHSSVHFDRVGFREDVNLVFPIDRLRELESEGVIGSVADYHYSLMGAGWLPKQIEPTMRELARLLREDEVDAVCLVPV
- a CDS encoding helix-turn-helix transcriptional regulator, which translates into the protein MATSSHPQRVRVPPGSRDWFLPLADARARTLRNADIGIVGISEVVRGFDWAGPGTTHLVLGTIKGNGFVEVDNQRFLAQESDLIVCPAGMPRRFATRSAGWKFLAIRLVDGDRWRHLVERGVRPLPSHWLRRLVAPVEGMLAEHPLGNAMPAHTQRSQRGSDESPGQYLFSRYADRVAPSDADSDQSSARADAFELHATILRHQIEGMLTIHPDEERDDDAVALASLWNRVADRPRGPWDAEDLAAAVGVSRTSLYRMVKRHHETSPARLVERLRMDEACRLLLESRHSIEVIADQVGYASAFSFSAAFKRFVGESPSRFRLEAADR